The nucleotide sequence gtatgggggaaGGACTCCCCACACATCCAAGGAATTCTCTGCAGCATAAGCtaattctgacactgtctacctgAAGACAGCATCAGGTCCCACAggtgaagggctcagtcccataagGCTGCCCTCCCTTTCAGATGTCAATCACAGGTCCATgttgttacctgtgcttctgaccaatcAGCTATGGGTAAGAGGTCCCAACAACTCCTTCCCTCGGTTTGATTAATTTGccagagtggctcacagaacttgGAGAAATATTTTACCTACTAGATCACTTGTTTATTATAAAAGGTTACAAGCAAGAAACAGTCAGATGGGAAAGCTACATGGGGGCAAGTATGGGGCATGAAGCTTCCATGCCCTTTCCAGCCGCATCACTCTCCCTAtatctccatgtgttcaccaacatGGATGCTCTTTGAGTCCTCTCCTTCTGGGATTTTATAGAAGCCACATCACATAGGCATAactgattaaatcactggccattggCAGTTAATTCAACCTctgtcccctcttccctctctaaGGGGGTGGGATGGGTGGGGGCACTGagagttccaaccctctaataaCAGAAgtggttctcctggcaaccagcctcACTTGCAGGTGTGATCCAAAAGTCATCTCATTAATATAACAAAAGACACTTTTGTTCATCTTGTCAGTTAGGAAATTTCAAAGTTTtggggagctctgtgccagaaatggggatggagaacaaatatatatttcttattataaatcacaatgtCACACTAACCCATGTATATACacaccgtctctctctctctctttctacctaACTTATCAATCTATCTTTCCATCTGTGTTTATCTCCAGCTCTAACCCATGACCCCTCAGATCATTCTAGGATCTGAGGATCCTAGGATCTAGGATCTAGGGTCCTCAGATCCTTGCTTACCTGTAACCTCCACTCCAACAGCAGGGAACATGGACCCCACTCTCCTCCAACCATTtacttcttcattcattcttagGATATATATACAGTGGCCCCAGGATGGTTACCTGGTACCCTTGAAGGAAGCAACGTCATCAGCTAGAGCGCAGTGCTATGGACAGCTCCTTCtgtctttcattcaacaaactcCGTTCATTTCCAGCACTGCTTCCACCAGTGCCTTCCCCACTGCCTTCGGTGAGGTACGTCCTGCATTTGTATTATATTTAGAGTCCTCTGTCACAGTCTCTATTACATCCTGGGATCCCTGACCtccgaattttttttttctaatttacacACATTAAGTTTCACTCTTTGTGCTGTAAAAGTCTGTGGGTCTTGACAAATGTGCAGTGTTATATACCTACTAGCATCACACGGAATTCTCTTGTTACCCTAAAATATTTCCCGTGTTTCATCAATTCGACATCCCCCCTCAAAAATTCTTGCAACCACgatctgttttccatctctgtagttttgccttttcaagAACATCATATGATTGGAATTGTATAGAGCATTTTaagactgacttctttcatttagcgatatgcatttaaggttccttaTTGTCTTTCCGtggcttaatagctcatttctttttagtgccaaACGATTCTCCTCTGTCTGGATCAACCACAGTtttttttatccactcacctatgaaaggacatcttggttgctttcagtttttggcagtgatgaataaagctgctataaatatccttttatagatttttgtgtggtcaagttttctgcccatttgggtaaataccagagAACATGATGGCTGATTGTATATTAAGAGTATGTCTGTCATTGTAAGAAACCACCCAACCGtcttccaaattggctgcaccgtGTTGCCTTTCCACCAGCAACAAACGAGCGTTCCTGCCACTCCGCATCCTCCCAGCATTGGCTATTGTCAGTGTTCCGGATCTTGGCCATCCCAATAGGTGTGTAGTCCTATTTCCTGGAAGTGTATTTTTAGTTCATCTTTACAGATGGAGAACGTTTGTATATGCAGTGTGCTTGGCAATCCTTCATTGTTGAGGGACAACTTTGTGAAATATTGAGGAGTTCGGAAATTCCATTAATGGTCTTTGTTCCTTCCTgtttgcagggggtggggggcatcctTGGGCCATTTTGGTTTCCAGTTCACTGTTCGGGTGCACACAAGCATCCACATGAAAAGCACTCTGGAAAGACTGAGACGCATAGTTAACCAATGGGTAACTTAGTGTTTATGCAGCAATTACCTAACCTGGTAACGTCACTTTCGCCCAGGAAGTATAGATCTTTCCCTCCCAATAAATCTGCTGGCCTTCACTGCCATGGGCATTTGTTTTCAAGAACGGGTGACAAATAACCACCACTAAATTACATGAGgacttcctttattttaaaaatatggattgTGATTTCTAACCGTAGGTGCAGGCAGCAGAATGGAAAGCAGCTCTGACTCGAAGCCAGTTTAGCGGAAACACAGTGGACTTTGGGTGAGGTTCGTGAATGAagccttctttttcattttttttctttccctttttctttctgtatgtgTCAGTTTTTCAAAAGTGCTTGTTGATTTGACTTTTGAAATATGAGGCTTTTGACTTCTCTTGTAGCAggtctcagcagagcagagaaacTGGGTCCTATTAGCATGATCTAACCCgtctggatgtgtgtgtgtgtgtgtgcgcgcacgcacacatCTCTGATAACTTTAAAAGAGATTTTGCAAAGTGTCAGGTGCAGACCTGGATGCGTATAGAAGAGTAACCAGGGCTCCATTCAAAGACATGCCCCCGGTGGAATGAGACAGATGAAGAAAACAGCCTGTCATTCAAGGGAGCCCTTTGTGCTCAGGAAGTGGGCTGCTGGAGACAGGACGGGGGAGACAGCTGGGCTGGATGCCAAGGAAGGGCAAGGAGCTTTCACAACTCCTGGAAGACCCTGCCAGGGGGCCAGCTGTGGCTCAGCcccttcctgctcagctgggaagcTGGGCGTATGGCAACTTGCCTGCTGGGGAGGTCACGCTCACACTGGTACTCGGCTGAGTTACAGTAGCAGTAACAAACCAACCGCCGTGTAGTCTATAAGGTGCTTTCAGACTTGTTTTCCTGTCTGGCCCCGTGACACCACAGGGAGGTCCCTGGAACTCCTTAGCAGGATCAAGGCACAGCAATGTCACggcttcccaaggtcacacagctgggaagtggcagcTGGGCTCTCAAACTCCATGTGTCTGATTTAAGCAGGTTGCTAAGAATAGCGTTCCCTCCTTGGCGAAGTGATCTGGACGTTGGGAGGAGTTCCCAGCACAACGTGGAGACTTGCTGGAGCTCACGTCCCTGCGCGGAGGGCTTCGGGGGCTCACCCGTCACAACGCTCAGCCAGCCGTTCAAACAGTGTTTACGGAGTGCCCTCTGTGGGAGTGGCCCTTCTCAGCCCTCCAGGTGGGGCAGGCAGTGCGCAGCACACAGCATGCATCTGATGAGTCTAGTGAGGAAACAGAGTGGGGGAGGGTAGTGGCAGGGGTGGACGGTGACGCGGTGACCAGAACCCCAGCGGGGTCCCCACTACCCGCCCAGGGGCTGCTGCTGAAGGAGTGCAACCCCTTGGTGGGGAAGGCAAAGTCTCTCCACTTGGGGATGGAGCTGTGCCTGGGGTTGGGCTCAGGCGGAGTATGGTCTGGGTGCCTGTGGGGACAGTGTGAAGGCAGGGGACCCATCTGATGTGGCAGAGCCTCCTGGCCCACCTGCTTCCTCCAGCCAGCACCCCTAACTCCTCAAGGAAGCCCGGCCATATTCCCAAGTCCCCTGCAGTTTCTTCCTTAGAAGCCTCTGAGCCCCGTCTTTGGTCGTCTGGCTCCAGACAACTTGGTCTAGAAGGGAGCACCTCACGGGACTTGGGGCCCAGCTCTGAGCATCCCACCTGCAGGCTTCGTCCACCTTCTCTGGCCATAAGCGTAAtgcctctttcccctccttccccaaccttccttccttccttccactcaaCAAACACTTACTGAGCCTCACTGAATATCCACTGCTGTGCTGCGTTGTGTGTGGCCCCAGCCCTCAGGGACCCGTTTTCCCTTAGCCCCTGGTCAAAGTCAGTGTCAGCAGGGCCGAGGTGGAGAAACCCTggatgggagggggagggactgcTTCCAATGGGCAGAGCTCAGGGTGTGGCTGGGCAGCAGAGGCTCCCTCTGTCCAGGGGATGGAGGATGTCAAGGCATATCAGACAGCCAGCCTGCAGGGCTGAAGCATCCATGGGCATCCAGGAGCCCACCGCCAGGCCTGCCTCCCACGTGTGGGAGTGGACGTCTCTTGTTCTGTCGGCTGCTGGTGAGACCGCCTGACCCCGGCACTCGGGGCTCTATTAGATTGCTAATGCAACCATTAGAGTCTCAgcatattctctctctgcctgggagGGATTGGATGCTGTTTGCACGTCTGtcagttcattttcatttatctggcTTTCACCTTGATCCCAGCAAGTTGATACAAAGCTTCAGTGGATGGAACCAGGAACCAGGAACCAGGAACCAGGAGACAGCCGCACGGGGGTTTCTCAGGAGCAGTCCCAGGACGTTTGGACATCATACAGGGGTTATTCCAACTCTGGGAGCAAACGCGGAGGTCAGGGGAGCCACCAGGGCCTGGGCGGGCTTTGTCTGTTGCCTTCTGTCCCCGACACACAGGCAGCTTCAGGGACAGGGACTGCCTCTCAGTGCTGGGCAGGCGGCAGTGAGGAAGGCAGATGCCGTCCCTGCCTCCGTGGACTTGGCAGTTGAGAGCAGTGGCCCCGAGCCACGGTGATTCTGTCCTGGGAGACATTCGGCAGCATCTGCAGTCGCTCTTGGTTGTCATAACTGGGGTCAGGAGGGACTCAGCTGACTGAGTGGAGGCCGGGGATGTCACTAAGCCCCGTGTGGTTCCGAGGCTGCCCCCCAAACAGAGACTGGTGTGCCCCCAAATGTCGACAGAGCTGCTGGAAGAAGGAATGGGATTCAAGAAGGGCCTGCTGAGGCGTGTTCTCGATACTGGCATGTTGCCGCCAAGCGGGGAAGTTAGCcttgtgtatctgtgtgtgtgtgtttgcgtgcgCGCGTTTTCacgtcggggggggggggaatgggagGAGTGACCCACGCAGAGCGTGAGCAGGTGACAAAGCTGGGAGGTGGGAAGGACAGTCCCCATGTGGGGAAGTGAGAGGAAGGTTCTGGACCTGGGGAAGCCAGGGAGAAACCAGAGCAGGAGGGCCCGCAAGTCGCATGAGGGTTCCAGCCTCTGCTAAGTGCCTTGGGAAGCTACTAGATGGTCGTAAGCACTTACGACATGCTCAGACTAAAAGAAAATCCCTTGACAGCTTTGCAGACAAAGGGCATCCATTCGTTTCCTGTGGCCAGTATCACACAGCACTACAGACGCAGGCTCAGCTGAGGGAAATCCGCGCTCACAGCTCTGGAGAACAGAAGCCTGGGGCCAAGGAGTCGGCGGGGCCAGGCCCTTCCGACGCATCCCTCCCTGGTGTGGAGTCTGTCTTGTTCGCCCGTGTCTTCACGTCCCCTCCCCTTGTGGGCATCTGTGTCCAAATTCCCCCTTTTTTATAAGGATGCCATCATGCTGGATTAggacccaccctaatgaccttgCTTTAACTCGAGGACTTTAGTCAAAGTTCTGTCTAAAAATACAGTCACcgtctgaggtcctgggatgaagaTTCCAACgtgtcttttggggggacacGATTCGATCCGTCACAGGGTTGGCAGGGGCAGTGTCAGAGGTGGGAGACTGGTGTGTTGTAAGGAGTCCAGTGTGAGGGCAGGATGGTTGGGACAGGTGGTGGCAACAGGGCAGAAGGGCAGGTGGCCTGGAGGACAGTCAAAGCTTGAGTCAAGGGTCTGGGTGATTCAGGCCCCATGGGGTCTGCCCGAGAGTCCTGGCTTCTCACTCCGGCAGGTAGAACCTCCATTCCCTCCGCTGCTGGCCGGTGGCCTCGCTGTGTTGGAGGAAATGTGACAGAGGGTTGGCTTCATTCACTGAGCCTCAATAAGCTCGTACATGGTTTCCAAATGCCTTAGGcgtatcttaaaaaattaatttatttgcttttaataaaGTCATGCATTCTCATTGTGGGACCCAGATGATTCAGAAAGCACTGAAAAGCATAAATGTATGAATAATAAGACAAAAACCAGTCACAGTCATATACACGGCGACGTGGAATTCCTTCGAATGGTTATTTATCTAACTGCTCTCCCGGGGCTGGATGTTTGAATTACTGAAAAAACCTTCTCTGTGTATTAAAATCTcagcttcccccaacctcctcacCATGAAAATGTTTGCTGCCGACTGAAGTAGCACTTTCTCTGTCTTACAGTCTGCCTTGCTTTATTCAGCAAGGACTCACATCTCTCCTGCTATGCTGTGGTCACCCTGTGTGAATGGCCTTTGTCCTTCTCCCCTTCATTTGCAGGGTCTTGGGTGACGCTCCTGTGGCTCCACATGAGTTCATCGTGAGGCAGGAGGGAACTCTTCCAGAAAGAGAGCGGATGTCATTAAAGCCTGCGCTGGGAGTATGCCGGCCCCGACCAGGCACTGGGGTAGTTCCAGCAACGCTCTGCCCCGGTGTCCCGCTGCAGGTGAGGCCAGGGGAGAGCACAGGTTGCTGGACACCCGGCCTTGTGGTTTGTCATTTGGTCCTGGACCTTGAGTAACTCACCCACATCACACATTCGGAGCTGGCTGAGCTGGAGTTTGAGACTCGGGGGTGCAACTCAGAGTCCCCCAATCCTTGCCCCTATTTCTGCCTCCCTGTGTGCAGCAGTGCTGGGTCCACACAgaatggggtggagggaggcccCCTGGGCCCCTTCTGCTTTCTGAGAGTACCACCGCTCAGGGATGTCCTGCTACACAACCCGGCCCTTACCTGCTTCCATTCTCTGGCCACAGCCCAGGCTGGAGCCTGTACATCTCTGTCACTGGGAAAACCAGCAGCCTGCCGGGTTCCACGGGGGAGGCAGGGATAGTCTGTGCATTCCCAAGGGGccgtctgtccatctgtctccaCAAGGCAGGTTCCCCCACATGGAGGGAAGAAATGGCGTGTGGGGCACTACATGCAGTTTACCCCTGAGCTGCCCAGCCACTGCGCAGTCACTCCCACGGGACAGGTGAGCCAGCAAAGCTGGAGATGTTAGGTGACTGCGAGTAAGGTCCAAAGAGCGTGTGGAGGAGGGTCTGAGCTTGGCTGCCGCCGGCTGTGCTGCTCCTCTGCCCGACAGTGGCCTTCGGGGACTCGCTGGCTTCAGGGTCTTGCTGCGTCCTGTCAGTCACTTTCGatcacacacgctcacacacacgcacacaaacatCCACGCAGGGCCACACTCACACCTGCTCCTCCTTCGGCGGGCCCTCACTCTATGGATACACACTCCCATTCACACTCGTGCACTTCCACACACACGTTCACGCCCGCCCAGGCGCAggctgtgtttgctctctctgcGTTTTACGAGTGTGTCCAGGCAGACCCCGGGGCTGTCCGAGGTCTTTATCCGCCGGGATATCGACTCTTTGTCATGTTCGATGCTATTATTTCCCCAGGtctcttgtttctcttttattccaGTTTTGTGTGCTTTCCCCGTGCggctctcctctctgctttattTCTCACTGCCTCGTTCTGGATGTGTTTCTATTACCAGTGACTGCAAATCGTTTTCGGAGGAACATGCTGACTCACAGGCGCATATAGAGCAGGCCTGGTTCCCGCTCCTCTCGGGGGTCTAGGCTGCTGGAGCCTGAAGGAGATCCTTTCTGAGGGTCGAGGCTGCAGCccagccgggggggggggtggggcgcaTCGGCAGGGGCGGCCCAGTCCAGCTCGGGGAGGGGGTGGTGAAGATGGCGGGGTTAgggcggggcagggctgggcagtgGGAAATATCGGCTTCTGGTGGAGTCCCTTTCTGAAAGGGCGGTCTTTCAACTGGAGCATGGCAGAAAGACATTTTCCAGGAGCTATTGTTCTAGTGACTTCATGTGGCTTCAAACACAGGGAGACCCTTTTAAGGGTTTGGAAACAGTTTTTCTTCTGCTGAAAAGGGTAAATTTCATACCCTCTCTATGGGTCCTGGTAGAAGCTATTCTtagaaatattctgaaaaattCTGTATGCTTGGAAACGCCGTACGTTGcaggaaattggaaagggagggaAACAATAATTCCCCCAAACAATTGTCTTCTTATGTTGAACAAAGAGAtcattaattctatttttaatcagCAAATGCTGTATTTCCAAATATAAGTATCAAGGCGCCCTGCCAGCTCTCAGCCCACTCAGGAGAAGCGCCCTGGGCCTCAGTCCTGacagcagggcctggggcagagTCCGGGGTCAGGCGTGGCCCCTCTTGCTCAGGAACTGGTGGGCTGAAGAGACACATTTCCAGCACCCTCTCCGTCCCTGCTCTCACAACAGGGATGGGAACCCCGCAATAAACGTCCGCATTCAGAAAGAGGCAGAGTGCGGACCTGCAGCCCTTCCAAACCGCACCAGGAAGGCGTCCCAGACCCCGTCCCTTCTGCCTGGAAGGAGTGTCCTGATTCTGTGCTCCCAGGGAGCCGCTCCCCCGGTCCTCTGCGGCCATGGCTCCACCTGCTCCCTGCTGGGAGGGTCTGTCCCCGCCAGTGGCCTCCGCCGCAGGGCTGGGGACTGCGCTGTCCCAGGGGGATGAGCGGCTTTCCGGGCCGCTTCCCGCCTGGATGAGGTCAGGGCTCATTGTGTCTCGGATGCATGTGGCCCCGCTGCCAGGGCCGCGGTGCACCGCTCTCCCGGCTTCTCCACTCCCCCTCCGAGTTAACCCCAGTCCCCTCCGACAGACGCTCCGGGCCCTATAGACCCGCGTCGTCGGGGAGCGGCTCCGGGCGGCTGCCGCACCGCGGGAAGACTGTCCTTCCGAGCTGCCCAGCCGTGCCTCCCGCTCCGACGCGGCCCGCCCCGCCGCCGGGCATTGCCAGGGGCACAGCCGCAGCCTCCCTCAGAGGGCTTCGCACGACCGCGGCTTGGGGCGAAGCCGGCCCTGCCGCACCTCCACGTCTCCGACCCCGGGAGCTCCCCGCGACCATCTGCTCGGGGCTGCAGACCGGCCCCCCTGCTCGCACGCTCTGCCCGGAGTCCGAAGCCAGCAGCAGTGCCTCGCGGCCTTCGTCCCCTCCGGTCCCTTCCCCAAGGGCACCTGCCACCGCCCGGGACAGCCCGGCGTCTCCCGGCGCACGACGCGGGCCGCCGTGTCCCCGGCCTTCGGACCCGCTCCTGCGCTCGTGCTGCGGGTCTCGGACTTGGGAGGCGGCAGCGCCCTGCTGGGGGGCAGCCCTGCTCGGGGACCGCCCTGCTCGGGGACGGCCCTGCTCGGGGACGGCCCTGCTCCGGGGACGGTCCTGCTCCGGGGTCGGTCCTGCTCCGGGGTCGGCCCTGCTCCGGGGTCGGCCCTGCTCCGGGGTCGGTCCTGCTCGGGGACGGTCCTGCTCCGGGGTCGGCCCTGCTCCGGGGACGGCCCTGCTCCGGGGTCGGTCCTGCTCGGGGACCGCCCTGCTCGGGGACGGCCCTGCTCCGGGGACGGCCCTGCTCCGGGGACGGCCCTGCTCCAAGACCGCCCTGCTCGGGGACGGCCCTGCTCCGGGGTCAGTCCTGCTCCGGGGTCGGTCCTGCTCCGGGGACGGCCCTGCTCCGGGGTCGGTCCTGCTCCGGGGTCGGTCCTGCTCCGGGGTCGGTCCTGCTCCGGGGTCGGCCCTGCTCCGGGGTCGGTCCTGCTCCGGGGTCGGTCCTGCTCCGGGGTCGGTCCTGCTCGGGGATGGTCCTGCTCCGGGGTCGGTCCTGCTCCGGGGACGGCCCTGCTCCGGGGTCGGTCCTGCTCCGGGGTCGGCCCTGCTCCGGGGTCGGTCCTGCTCCGGGGTCGGTCCTGCTCGGGGACGGTCCTGCTCCGGGGTCGGCCCTGCTCCGGGGACGGCCCTGCTCCGGGGACGGCCCTGCTCCAAGACCGCCCTGCTCGGGGACGGCCCTGCTCCGGGGTCAGTCCTGCTCCGGGGTCGGTCCTGCTCGGGGACGGTCCTGCTCCGGGGTCGGTCCTGCTCCGGGGTCGGTCCTGCTCCGGGGACGGCCCTGCTCCGGGGTCGGTCCTGCTCCGGGGTCGGTCCTGCTCCGGGGTCGGTCCTGCTCCGGGGTCGGCCCTGCTCCGGGGTCGGTCCTGCTCCGGGGTCGGTCCTGCTCCGGGGTCGGTCCTGCTCGGGGATGGTCCTGCTCCGGGGTCGGTCCTGCTCCGGGGACGGCCCTGCTCCGGGGTCGGTCCTGCTCCGGGGTCGGCCCTGCTCCGGGGTCGGCCCTGCTCCGGGGTCGGCCCTGCTCCGGGGTCGGTCCTGCTCCGGGGTCGGTCCTGCTCCGGGGTCGGTCCTGCTCGGGGATGGTCCTGCTCCGGGGTCGGTCCTGCTCCGGGGACGGCCCTGCTCCGGGGTCGGTCCTGCTCCGGGGTCGGCCCTGCTCCGGGGTCGGTCCTGCTCCGGGGTCGGTCCTGCTCGGGGACGGTCCTGCTCCGGGGTCGGTCCTGCTCCGGGGACGGCCCTGCTCCGGGGTCGGTCCTGCTCCGGGGTCGGTCCTGCTCCGGGGTCGGTCCTGCTCCGGAGACGGCCCTGCTCCGGGACCGCCCTGCTCCGGGACCGCCCTGCTCCAGGACCGCCGTCCTCGAGAACACGAGCTCGCCCTCGACGGGGCGACAGCCGGCCCAGAGTTCACACTCAAGGGACAGCGACTTACTCGTCACACGTGGCGTCCACGACGTCGCACTGAAGGCCGAGGCTGCCCTGCGGGCAGTGGGCCGCATCCCCTCACCGCGTGTGGCTTCCCCGCGCACCGAGAACAGAGTACGCATGCGCGTTGGCTCACACACCACGCTTTCTctttcattggccaaagcatGTGACCAGCCCACTCTTCTGCTCCAATTCCATTGGTCAAGGCTGGTCCCATGATCCCCTGCACTTCTGTTCCCATTCCATTGGCTATTGCAGGTCTCATGACCACACAACCccggggagggcgggggaggtAGAGTGCGCACCCAGGCGGGAGCCGCGGGGATCGCTCTGCAGACGGGGCTGCGGGCTGCCCTCGGCCTTGCGTCGTGCTCGCCGGGGAGCCCTGTTCGGCCGCGTCTCGTGTGCTGATCCGGGCCCTGCCGCTCCCAGAGGCCTCCCGGACCCTCCGCTTGCCCCGCCGGCGGCTCGCAGGCTGTTGTGCTCCATTCGGGCGACCGCGCAGCCCGGGCCGTGTGCGTGTCGTGCCCGCCGGCTGCCGCGGAGGGGCGGGCCGGGCCGTGCGGGCGTGCGGGGCCGCGGCCCTGTCCGCATGGGGGTCGGCGCCTCTTTCCGGGCTGGTTGCGAAGGGTCCCCTCCGAGAAGCGTGCGGGCACCTCGctgcggcctccccgcggccctcGGAGAGCGCGCGCCACCCCGGGCCGCTCGGGCCGGGGCCGGGGAGCCCCACGTCGGGGTACCTCCCGGATTTTACTTTTGGGATGTCGCCCCCGTTTGGCGTTTCCTGGGTCTGCTGGGTGAGACGGGCCGCTCCTGCGCCGTGCGCGCCGGCCCGGAGGGGTCGCTGGTGCCGGCCGGAGGCTCGCGGGCCCGCGCACTGCTGCGCGCCGGCTGCCGGGCACCGGTCCAGCGACGCGCTGGCTGTTCGTCAAGGCAGGCAGCTGTTTATTGTTCGGTGTACTCCAGAGCTGGAGAGATGCTTCCTTAATTATAGTTGGGAGAATTCATCCACATGAATTAGTAActgcgccccccgcccccctgccctgtGTCCTTCCTCTCCTGTGCCGTGTCCCAAACGCACTGGATTCCTCCCTACAGCCTGGGTTTTCTCAGGTTGGCTCCGAGGCTCAAAGGACACTGAGCACCAAATCCTTAAACCCCCAAATATCTGAGGTGTCCCTGGGTCTCTGAGATCTTTGTATCTCTGTGCCCGAGGTAGAACGTTGGTGAACTTCTGCTCTCCGAACGTCATGACTTCCTTGCAGAGCAGAGCAAAAACGTTTCCTTTTCCGACAGCTGCTGTCTCCCTAGGAAGAACCAGGGCGCGGC is from Meles meles chromosome 1, mMelMel3.1 paternal haplotype, whole genome shotgun sequence and encodes:
- the LOC123928432 gene encoding basic proline-rich protein-like, coding for MTFGEQKFTNVLPRAQRYKDLRDPGTPQIFGASASLDRCPAAGAQQCAGPRASGRHQRPLRAGAHGAGAARLTQQTQETPNGGDIPKVKSGRYPDVGLPGPGPSGPGWRALSEGRGEAAARCPHASRRGPFATSPERGADPHADRAAAPHARTARPAPPRQPAGTTRTRPGLRGRPNGAQQPASRRRGKRRVREASGSGRARISTRDAAEQGSPASTTQGRGQPAAPSAERSPRLPPGAASAFSATSWTPRVTSKSLSLECELWAGCRPVEGELVFSRTAVLEQGGPGAGRSRSRAVSGAGPTPEQDRPRSRTDPGAGPSPEQDRPRSRTVPEQDRPRSRTDPGAGPTPEQDRPRSRAVPGAGPTPEQDHPRAGPTPEQDRPRSRTDPGAGPTPEQGRPRSRADPGAGPTPEQGRPRSRTDPGAGPSPSRTDPGAGPTPEQDRPRSRADPGAGPTPEQDRPRSRTDPGAGPSPEQDRPRSRTDPGAGPSPSRTDPGAGLTPEQGRPRAGRSWSRAVPGAGPSPEQGRPRSRTVPEQDRPRSRTDPGAGPTPEQDRPRSRAVPGAGPTPEQDHPRAGPTPEQDRPRSRTDPGAGPTPEQDRPRSRTDPGAGPTPEQGRPRSRTDPGAGLTPEQGRPRAGRSWSRAVPGAGPSPEQGRPRAGRSPSRTDPGAGPSPEQGRPRSRTVPEQDRPRSRADPGAGPTPEQDRPRSRTVPGAGPSPSRAVPEQGGPRAGLPPSRALPPPKSETRSTSAGAGPKAGDTAARVVRRETPGCPGRWQVPLGKGPEGTKAARHCCWLRTPGRACEQGGRSAAPSRWSRGAPGVGDVEVRQGRLRPKPRSCEAL